The Methanobacterium lacus genome includes a region encoding these proteins:
- a CDS encoding right-handed parallel beta-helix repeat-containing protein — protein MTIDNKKGIIKLLLVVFCFFMCLNNVSAADVSIDNNTWTTADINNFFSGITVKGLSISDGDNIIFQSGTYLNLALSVKNAVNIVANSTVTLIGKGAAICISVSNANNVNITGFSVSNYTYGIYVAKSNNTCINNNTVYNNSKNGITLDSASNTDIINNSLYNNTNRGIYLSSSINSNVSGNIINNSPGNGGIVSATSINSYIFNNTITKNVDGIYVYANSVNTTIINNNVSNNINNGIVVGSTTTTSSNSTIINNTANNNGYDGIRLINTFNSTITNNTASNNKNNGILLLNADNSSLTNNSLSNNTQNGISVTGTGTTTLNNNTATNNKVSGISVSGTGTTTLNNNTVTNNKVSGISVSSSGKTTLNNNTASSNTQNGISVTGTGTTTLNNNTATNNQGSGISVSSSGSSVIKGSTVSGNSQNGIIISGKGTSTLTDNTVFNNVLSGIRLENSGNSVSDNNLLNNGVGVSVYAVNNNIFDNTVKYNGVGIVIGYNNTNIVLGQNTVSDNQYGLAINGNKDILSNVVVSNNTNGIIVNGINNVLNNVNIINNLNMGLIFNSTSSGNLFTNGSIIDNGNGILLNGNNNTVLSSSILKNTGYGFIVNGTGNVLNYNRIYHNNLGLNNNGSNTDANLNWWGVNNATTQVNDSGTNLDMKYWYVLQLSANNFNTTVNATKTVAPGDSVTLGYSLETNIPVINNQWLLPYFEVNVTKPDGSIVTGDIRNTTVSYNIIAKNGIVYTIKSLADDENVKISINTPTSYLIINKTVSNSKPRLNDNITYTITVTNNGPDDTTNVTVTDKLPQGLKFISTDGNYNPQTGIWTIGNLKNGQTAVLNIIAQITKTNTNITNTATLNQTNYNPNPQNQANNTINIEKESQLNIKKTVNNTKPHLNNKIIYTITVTNNGPDDTTNVFVTDILPQGLKFISTNGNYNPQTGIWTIGNLKTDKQQY, from the coding sequence ATGACAATAGACAATAAAAAGGGTATTATAAAACTATTGCTGGTTGTATTTTGTTTTTTTATGTGTTTAAACAACGTTAGTGCAGCTGATGTAAGTATAGATAATAATACCTGGACCACAGCTGATATCAACAACTTCTTTAGCGGTATTACAGTGAAGGGACTTAGCATATCTGATGGAGATAACATAATTTTTCAATCAGGCACCTATCTAAACTTAGCATTGTCCGTGAAAAATGCAGTTAACATCGTTGCAAACAGTACTGTAACCTTAATTGGAAAGGGAGCAGCCATTTGTATTTCAGTATCTAATGCTAACAATGTGAATATAACAGGATTCTCAGTAAGTAATTACACCTATGGAATCTACGTAGCAAAGTCCAATAATACATGTATAAACAATAACACAGTTTATAATAACTCCAAAAATGGTATAACCCTAGATAGTGCTTCAAATACAGACATTATTAACAACTCACTCTACAACAATACAAATCGTGGAATATATCTGTCGTCTTCCATCAATTCCAATGTATCTGGTAACATAATTAATAACAGCCCAGGAAATGGTGGAATTGTTTCAGCCACTTCCATCAATTCCTACATATTCAACAACACTATAACCAAAAATGTTGATGGAATATACGTGTATGCCAATTCTGTTAACACAACCATAATCAACAACAACGTGAGCAATAATATAAACAACGGAATAGTGGTTGGATCCACAACAACAACTTCATCTAACAGCACCATAATTAATAACACAGCAAATAACAATGGTTATGATGGAATTCGACTAATAAATACATTTAATTCCACTATAACTAATAACACAGCATCAAACAACAAAAATAATGGAATTTTATTGTTAAATGCAGATAATTCTAGTTTAACAAATAACAGCCTTTCTAACAACACACAAAACGGAATAAGCGTAACAGGAACAGGAACCACAACACTAAACAACAACACAGCCACAAACAACAAAGTATCCGGAATATCAGTATCAGGAACAGGAACCACAACACTAAACAACAACACAGTCACAAACAACAAAGTATCCGGAATATCAGTATCAAGTTCTGGAAAAACCACACTAAACAACAACACAGCCTCTAGCAACACACAAAACGGAATAAGCGTAACAGGAACAGGAACCACAACACTAAACAACAACACAGCTACTAACAATCAAGGATCAGGAATATCTGTATCAAGTTCTGGTAGTTCTGTTATCAAGGGTAGCACAGTTTCTGGCAACTCTCAAAATGGGATAATTATATCTGGAAAGGGAACTTCAACACTGACGGATAATACTGTGTTTAACAATGTTTTATCTGGTATTAGATTAGAAAATTCTGGAAATTCTGTGTCTGATAATAATCTGTTAAATAATGGTGTAGGTGTTTCTGTATATGCAGTTAACAACAACATATTTGATAACACGGTTAAATACAACGGTGTTGGTATTGTTATAGGTTATAATAATACTAATATTGTGTTAGGACAGAATACTGTGTCGGATAATCAGTATGGGCTTGCTATTAACGGGAACAAAGATATTCTAAGCAATGTTGTGGTGTCAAACAACACCAACGGGATTATTGTTAATGGCATTAATAATGTTTTAAACAACGTGAATATTATTAATAACCTTAACATGGGATTGATATTTAATTCAACTTCTTCCGGTAATTTATTCACCAATGGTTCCATAATTGATAATGGTAACGGGATCCTTTTAAATGGTAATAATAACACAGTTTTAAGCTCTTCAATCCTTAAAAACACAGGATATGGTTTCATTGTTAATGGTACTGGTAATGTATTGAATTATAACAGAATATACCATAATAATTTGGGTTTGAATAATAATGGTAGCAACACCGATGCTAATTTGAATTGGTGGGGTGTTAACAATGCCACAACGCAGGTTAACGATTCTGGAACTAATCTGGACATGAAATATTGGTACGTTCTTCAGTTATCTGCCAATAATTTCAACACAACTGTTAATGCCACGAAAACAGTTGCTCCAGGAGATTCTGTAACTTTAGGTTATTCACTTGAAACCAACATTCCTGTGATTAACAATCAATGGTTGTTACCCTACTTTGAAGTGAATGTAACCAAACCAGATGGTAGCATTGTTACAGGAGATATTAGAAATACGACAGTGAGTTACAATATCATTGCCAAAAATGGCATAGTTTACACAATTAAATCGTTGGCCGATGATGAGAATGTTAAAATCTCTATTAATACACCAACATCATATTTGATTATAAACAAGACAGTTAGTAACTCTAAACCTAGATTGAATGACAATATTACATACACCATAACTGTAACCAACAACGGCCCAGACGACACAACCAACGTCACAGTAACAGACAAACTACCACAAGGACTAAAATTCATCTCAACCGACGGAAACTACAACCCACAAACAGGTATATGGACCATAGGAAACCTAAAAAACGGACAAACAGCAGTACTAAACATCATAGCACAAATAACCAAAACAAACACCAACATAACAAACACAGCAACACTAAACCAAACCAACTACAACCCCAACCCACAAAACCAAGCCAACAACACCATAAACATAGAAAAAGAATCCCAACTAAACATCAAAAAAACAGTAAACAACACCAAACCACACCTAAACAATAAAATCATCTACACCATCACAGTAACCAACAACGGCCCAGACGACACAACCAACGTATTCGTCACGGATATACTACCACAAGGACTAAAATTCATCTCAACCAACGGAAACTACAACCCACAAACAGGCATATGGACCATAGGAAACCTAAAAACGGACAAACAGCAGTACTAA
- a CDS encoding DUF11 domain-containing protein, whose translation MDHRKPKNGQTAVLNIIAQITKTNTNITNTATLNQTNYNPNPQNQANNTITIEKESQLNIKKTVNNTKPHLNNKIIYTITVTNNGPDDTTNVFVTDILPQGLKFISTNGNYNPQTGIWTIGNLKNGQTAVLNIIAQITKTNTNITNTATLNQTNYNPNPQNQANNTINIEKESQLTIKKTVNNTKPHLNNKITYTITVTNNGPDDTTNVFVTDILPQGLKFISTNGNYNPQTGIWTIGNLQNGQTAVLNIIAQITKTNTNITNTATLNQTNYNPNPQNQANNTITIEKESQLNIKKTVNNTKPHLNNKIIYTITVTNNGPDDTTNVFVTDILPQGLKFISTNGNYNPQTGIWTIGNLKNGQTAVLNIIAQITKTNTNITNTATLNQTNYNPNPQNQANNTITIEKESVLAIKIAVNNSKPKLNDKITYTITVTNNGPDNTTNVTVTDILPQGLKFISTNGNYNPQTGIWTIGNLQNGQTTVLNIIAQITKTNTNITNTATLNQTNYNPNPQNQANNTITIENKSDPADPGSNSEGKTIPMQHTGVPIGGLVLAILVVIAGFMVPRSK comes from the coding sequence ATGGACCATAGGAAACCTAAAAACGGACAAACAGCAGTACTAAACATCATAGCACAAATAACCAAAACAAACACCAACATCACAAACACAGCAACACTAAACCAAACCAACTACAACCCCAACCCACAAAACCAAGCCAACAACACCATAACGATAGAAAAAGAATCCCAACTAAACATCAAAAAAACAGTAAACAACACCAAACCACACCTAAACAATAAAATCATCTACACCATCACAGTAACCAACAACGGCCCAGACGACACAACCAACGTATTCGTCACGGATATACTACCACAAGGACTAAAATTCATCTCAACCAACGGAAACTACAACCCACAAACAGGCATATGGACCATAGGAAACCTAAAAAACGGACAAACAGCAGTACTAAACATCATAGCACAAATAACCAAAACAAACACCAACATAACAAACACAGCAACACTAAACCAAACCAACTACAACCCCAACCCACAAAACCAAGCCAACAACACCATAAACATAGAAAAAGAATCCCAACTAACCATCAAAAAAACAGTAAACAACACCAAACCACACCTAAACAATAAAATCACCTACACCATCACAGTAACCAACAACGGCCCAGACGACACAACCAACGTATTCGTCACGGATATACTACCACAAGGACTAAAATTCATCTCAACCAACGGAAACTACAACCCACAAACAGGCATATGGACCATAGGAAACCTACAAAACGGACAAACAGCAGTACTAAACATCATAGCACAAATAACCAAAACAAACACCAACATCACAAACACAGCAACACTAAACCAAACCAACTACAACCCCAACCCACAAAACCAAGCCAACAACACCATAACGATAGAAAAAGAATCCCAACTAAACATCAAAAAAACAGTAAACAACACCAAACCACACCTAAACAATAAAATCATCTACACCATCACAGTAACCAACAACGGCCCAGACGACACAACCAACGTATTCGTCACGGATATACTACCACAAGGACTAAAATTCATCTCAACCAACGGAAACTACAACCCACAAACAGGCATATGGACCATAGGAAACCTAAAAAACGGACAAACAGCAGTACTAAACATCATAGCACAAATAACCAAAACAAACACCAACATAACAAACACAGCAACACTAAACCAAACCAACTACAACCCCAACCCACAAAACCAAGCCAACAACACCATAACGATAGAAAAAGAATCTGTATTGGCCATTAAAATAGCAGTTAATAATTCAAAACCAAAATTAAACGATAAGATCACCTATACCATCACAGTAACCAATAACGGACCAGACAATACAACCAATGTCACAGTAACGGATATACTACCACAAGGACTAAAATTCATCTCAACCAACGGAAACTACAACCCACAAACAGGCATATGGACCATAGGAAACCTACAAAACGGACAAACAACAGTACTAAACATCATAGCACAAATAACCAAAACAAACACCAACATCACAAACACAGCAACACTAAACCAAACCAACTACAACCCCAACCCACAAAACCAAGCCAACAACACCATAACGATAGAAAATAAATCCGACCCTGCAGATCCTGGTTCCAATTCTGAAGGTAAAACAATTCCTATGCAGCACACAGGCGTGCCTATTGGAGGATTAGTTTTGGCCATACTAGTTGTTATTGCTGGTTTCATGGTACCGCGAAGTAAATAA
- a CDS encoding YbjQ family protein: protein MVATVKNLKEKRWGYIAVLAGFLVGFTSAYFCILWHLVIFGFNIMYIISPLIAGVVETLIARQKYGKSTGAISALITFILINIYGWFLPASVIDPTKEPATLSLITIIAIILTLQAAFPTLVNYILMVTAVGFVKKIIGFLLYIPRRLMGKGVKPEESIQIDTATPGVDEKFLDDLPIPILSIAADISKIEKYMGMVSGEAVATERESEGTIEKLTSIIEPVELGDYDMASAREMAISRMLDEAKAIGANSVIEVLVEYVSMGGLQGSSLIITATGTAVKYK from the coding sequence ATGGTGGCTACTGTGAAAAATTTAAAAGAAAAACGCTGGGGATACATAGCAGTACTTGCAGGATTTTTAGTTGGATTCACATCGGCATACTTTTGTATCCTTTGGCACCTGGTGATCTTTGGATTCAACATAATGTACATCATAAGCCCACTAATAGCTGGTGTTGTTGAAACCCTAATTGCACGTCAGAAGTATGGAAAAAGTACTGGTGCAATAAGTGCACTTATAACCTTCATCTTGATCAACATCTACGGCTGGTTTTTACCGGCATCAGTCATTGACCCCACCAAAGAACCTGCAACACTCAGCCTCATAACCATAATAGCCATTATACTCACACTTCAGGCAGCATTCCCCACCCTTGTAAATTACATTCTCATGGTGACAGCTGTGGGTTTTGTGAAAAAAATCATCGGATTTTTACTCTACATTCCAAGAAGGCTCATGGGAAAAGGTGTTAAACCTGAAGAATCAATACAAATTGACACTGCAACACCAGGAGTTGATGAAAAGTTTCTTGACGACCTTCCAATACCTATTTTGTCAATAGCAGCAGATATTAGCAAAATAGAAAAGTACATGGGAATGGTTAGTGGTGAAGCTGTTGCAACTGAAAGGGAATCTGAAGGAACTATAGAAAAGCTCACAAGCATTATTGAACCTGTTGAACTGGGTGATTACGACATGGCTAGCGCCCGTGAAATGGCCATATCAAGAATGTTAGATGAAGCTAAGGCAATTGGAGCAAACAGTGTCATTGAAGTGCTTGTTGAATACGTTTCCATGGGCGGTCTTCAAGGCAGTTCTCTCATTATAACAGCTACAGGAACAGCTGTGAAGTACAAGTAG
- a CDS encoding alpha/beta fold hydrolase produces the protein MQYIEVGKENSKKIKLHYEDHGSGDPVLLVHGWPLNGASWEKQELALLNSGYRVITYDRRGFGDSSQPLEGYDYDTFAADLDKVIKTLELEDVTLAGFSMGTGEVTRYIGTYGTDNIKKACLLASIPPFLLKTSDNPDGVDGEGFNQIKAAIKGDRLAFLAQFLNDFYNMDLLGGKLVSKEVFQNSWNVASKASPTGTYECVDAWLTDFRKDVDAIDIPTLILHGDADRILPIDATARKLKNLIKNNKYVEIENGPHGLIWTHAEQVNQAILDFL, from the coding sequence ATGCAGTACATCGAAGTTGGAAAGGAAAACTCCAAAAAAATCAAACTCCACTACGAGGATCATGGATCGGGAGATCCTGTGTTATTAGTACATGGATGGCCATTGAATGGAGCATCATGGGAAAAACAGGAGTTGGCCTTGTTGAATTCAGGGTATAGAGTAATTACCTACGACAGGAGAGGCTTTGGAGATTCAAGTCAGCCTTTAGAGGGTTACGATTATGATACATTTGCAGCAGATCTTGATAAGGTCATAAAAACCTTAGAACTTGAAGACGTGACACTTGCAGGATTTTCCATGGGTACTGGTGAAGTTACCAGGTACATAGGAACTTATGGAACAGATAACATTAAAAAAGCATGTCTTCTGGCTTCAATTCCACCATTCCTTCTTAAAACTTCGGATAATCCTGATGGAGTTGATGGGGAAGGATTTAACCAAATTAAAGCTGCAATCAAGGGAGATAGACTTGCATTTTTAGCCCAATTTTTAAATGATTTTTACAACATGGATCTACTCGGAGGAAAACTTGTGAGCAAAGAAGTCTTTCAAAACAGTTGGAATGTTGCTTCAAAAGCGTCACCTACAGGTACATACGAATGTGTTGATGCATGGCTAACAGACTTTAGAAAGGATGTTGACGCCATAGATATCCCTACTTTGATCCTCCATGGAGATGCAGACAGAATACTTCCAATAGACGCAACAGCTAGAAAACTTAAAAATTTAATAAAAAACAACAAATATGTAGAAATAGAAAACGGGCCGCACGGCCTCATATGGACACATGCAGAACAAGTTAATCAGGCCATTTTGGACTTTTTATAG
- a CDS encoding PAS domain S-box protein encodes MAVKTDEDSNLILCKALFKNSLDPILLTKIDGTIFYANPAAEALFGYTKAEICKLGRKGIVDSLDKNLSLLLQQRIDYGKAKGEVTMIKKDGTKFPAEISTSIFSYAGNNDCTFMIVRDISKRKLNEKQIEYHSMLLSSVDYAVVGVDENFKINYWNNGAEDTYGYTESEAIGKTTHKLLRHKKFLYKNMELRPKTTFIIDTFNKKMEKIVAEVNSTKIVDNSGNKGYLIVYHDITDKQQEKEIKKKLREHEHILTDQLQTTNIDLKIMTEKLKATNKELMLQQDYLLNLNQELEEREELSQALNRVNAHINSKHSYDEIMEFILEEGVKSIGAESSVINLLENDKWVVKYSYNFPDSIKGQVKTYGESPTSVYVVNERKAVAFNDAVSDPRVDRESMKADGIASLLVAPILINDAVIGVIAFYRHESQVVFSEAQVDFADKLASSLSYAVENSKLFETIKKSEKKYHSLYSAMNEGVALHELVYNSRGEAVDYVVTDINNSYETLVGLSEEEVIGRKASDIYGIGKPPYLDIYSRVASTGVSEKFKTYYEPLQKHFSISVISPDKNSFATVFEDISSRIEYERKLHKSEEKYRNIINNLQDGFIRVNTESKIVMVSPSAAMMLGYSSSKTMQGVEVKTLFSDSTQLSGIIHLLNRKGEVKNLESTLIKLDGGSFYASLNCQYHLGEHGQKKGIDMFVKDITEQKQTEADLEKSRNNLAEAQRIALIGSWEWEVETDELSWSDELYSIFNLDKKHYTPTMKSFFKYLHPEDREFVSKQFNTIVLDDEKVKFDFKVVLNNVSTRILTALAEVTDHDLAGNAKKIMGIYQDVTEIKLAEQEILTGKSVIEAINNVFQESLTAESEKEVVMKCLEVAEDLTGSEFGFLGEINKKGRLDDRALSPPGWSKCETENATELLKDMEIVSYWGRTIKESRSQLVNDPNSDPDSRGLPDGHPPINNFLGVPLKEGAKTIGMIALANKKGGYTHQDKRNIETLSVAFVEVLLRKKAEVEITNHMKRLAQSNKELEQFAYITSHDLREPLRMITSFLQLLQRRYEDKLDDDANEFIEFAVAGAKRLDNMTNDLLSYSRIASSKRQIKLVNFEEVLKETLQNLKVPIEENKAVITHEPLPTIKGDAKLKIQLFQNIIGNAIKYRSEKTPEIHISAKKENDHYLFSIKDNGIGMSKQHLDKIFTIFQRLHTHEEYEGTGIGLAIAQKIVHQQGGTIWAKSEPGKGSTFYFTIPIKPTN; translated from the coding sequence TTGGCTGTTAAAACTGATGAAGATTCAAATCTTATACTTTGTAAGGCTCTTTTTAAGAATAGTTTGGATCCTATATTGTTAACTAAAATTGACGGCACCATCTTCTATGCAAATCCTGCAGCTGAAGCTTTATTTGGATACACAAAAGCTGAAATATGCAAACTAGGAAGAAAAGGCATAGTAGATTCCCTAGATAAAAACTTATCCCTCCTTTTACAGCAAAGAATAGATTACGGCAAGGCCAAGGGCGAAGTAACCATGATAAAAAAGGATGGTACCAAATTTCCTGCTGAAATTTCCACAAGCATATTCAGTTATGCTGGAAACAATGACTGCACATTCATGATTGTGAGGGATATCTCTAAACGTAAATTGAACGAAAAGCAGATTGAGTACCATTCCATGTTACTAAGCAGTGTGGACTACGCAGTTGTTGGGGTGGATGAGAACTTCAAGATAAATTATTGGAACAACGGTGCTGAAGATACCTATGGCTACACAGAATCTGAAGCCATTGGAAAAACAACCCACAAACTGCTACGACATAAAAAGTTCCTCTACAAAAATATGGAATTACGTCCTAAAACTACTTTTATAATTGATACCTTCAATAAAAAGATGGAAAAAATTGTTGCAGAAGTGAATTCAACAAAAATAGTTGATAATTCTGGTAACAAGGGTTATCTTATTGTTTATCATGATATAACAGACAAACAGCAGGAAAAAGAGATCAAAAAGAAGTTAAGGGAACATGAACACATCCTCACAGACCAACTTCAAACAACCAACATCGACCTTAAAATCATGACAGAGAAACTCAAGGCAACCAACAAAGAATTGATGCTGCAGCAGGATTATCTTTTAAACCTGAATCAAGAACTGGAAGAAAGGGAAGAGTTAAGCCAGGCTTTAAATCGGGTGAATGCCCATATAAATTCAAAGCACAGCTACGATGAAATAATGGAATTCATACTTGAAGAGGGAGTTAAATCCATAGGTGCAGAGTCATCAGTCATAAATTTACTTGAAAATGATAAATGGGTTGTTAAGTACAGTTACAACTTTCCAGACAGCATAAAAGGACAGGTTAAAACCTATGGAGAATCCCCAACATCTGTGTACGTAGTCAACGAAAGGAAAGCTGTTGCATTTAACGATGCTGTTTCCGACCCACGTGTTGACAGGGAAAGTATGAAAGCAGATGGAATTGCATCTCTACTGGTTGCACCCATCCTGATAAACGATGCTGTTATTGGTGTCATTGCATTTTATCGCCATGAGAGTCAGGTAGTTTTCAGTGAAGCACAGGTAGACTTTGCAGATAAATTAGCATCGTCACTGTCCTATGCAGTGGAAAATTCTAAACTCTTTGAAACCATTAAAAAGAGTGAAAAAAAGTATCACTCACTCTACTCTGCAATGAACGAAGGAGTGGCACTTCACGAACTAGTATACAACTCAAGGGGTGAAGCTGTAGATTACGTTGTCACCGATATTAACAACAGCTATGAAACCTTGGTGGGACTCAGCGAAGAAGAAGTGATTGGAAGGAAAGCTTCAGACATATATGGTATTGGTAAACCTCCCTACTTGGACATATACTCCAGGGTGGCCAGTACAGGAGTGTCTGAAAAATTTAAAACTTACTACGAACCACTCCAGAAACATTTCAGCATATCCGTTATTTCTCCAGATAAAAACAGTTTCGCCACAGTGTTCGAAGATATTTCTTCCAGAATAGAGTACGAGAGAAAATTGCACAAGAGTGAAGAAAAATATCGAAACATCATTAACAACCTCCAAGACGGTTTTATAAGGGTAAATACCGAGAGTAAAATAGTTATGGTAAGCCCATCTGCAGCCATGATGCTTGGTTACAGTTCTTCAAAAACAATGCAAGGTGTGGAAGTTAAAACTCTCTTTTCTGACAGCACACAGTTGTCAGGGATAATTCACCTATTAAACAGAAAGGGTGAAGTTAAAAATTTAGAGAGCACCCTCATCAAATTGGATGGTGGATCGTTTTATGCATCATTAAATTGTCAGTACCATCTCGGAGAACATGGCCAGAAAAAGGGCATAGACATGTTTGTCAAGGACATAACAGAACAAAAACAAACAGAAGCAGATCTAGAAAAAAGCAGGAACAACTTAGCTGAGGCCCAGCGCATAGCACTTATTGGTAGCTGGGAATGGGAGGTTGAAACTGATGAGCTTAGCTGGTCAGACGAACTCTACTCCATTTTCAACCTTGACAAGAAACATTACACCCCTACAATGAAATCATTTTTCAAATATTTACACCCTGAAGACCGTGAATTTGTATCTAAACAGTTTAATACTATTGTTTTAGATGATGAAAAGGTTAAATTTGATTTTAAAGTTGTTTTAAACAATGTTTCAACACGTATTCTAACTGCCCTTGCAGAGGTTACTGATCATGACCTTGCTGGAAACGCCAAAAAGATCATGGGTATTTATCAGGATGTTACAGAAATTAAATTGGCTGAACAGGAAATATTAACTGGAAAAAGTGTGATTGAAGCAATTAATAATGTTTTCCAGGAATCTTTAACAGCAGAGTCTGAAAAGGAAGTTGTTATGAAATGTCTTGAAGTTGCCGAGGATCTAACTGGAAGTGAATTCGGGTTTCTAGGGGAGATCAATAAAAAAGGCCGTTTAGATGACAGGGCACTGAGTCCTCCAGGATGGTCTAAATGTGAAACAGAAAATGCAACTGAACTTTTAAAGGACATGGAAATAGTTAGTTACTGGGGCCGAACTATAAAAGAATCTAGATCCCAATTGGTAAACGATCCAAATTCTGATCCTGATAGTAGGGGATTGCCTGATGGACACCCTCCAATAAATAATTTCCTAGGAGTTCCACTTAAAGAGGGTGCTAAAACAATTGGTATGATTGCACTGGCCAATAAAAAAGGTGGTTACACCCATCAGGATAAAAGAAATATAGAAACCCTTTCAGTGGCATTTGTGGAAGTGCTACTCCGTAAAAAGGCAGAGGTGGAAATAACTAACCACATGAAAAGACTGGCTCAATCCAATAAGGAACTGGAACAATTTGCATACATAACCTCCCACGACCTCAGAGAACCTTTAAGGATGATAACCAGTTTTTTACAGTTACTCCAACGAAGATATGAGGACAAGTTGGATGATGATGCCAATGAATTCATAGAGTTTGCAGTAGCTGGAGCCAAACGTCTTGATAACATGACCAACGACCTCCTGTCCTACTCACGAATTGCAAGTAGTAAAAGACAGATCAAACTCGTGAACTTCGAAGAAGTTCTAAAAGAAACATTGCAGAACTTGAAAGTACCAATAGAAGAAAATAAAGCGGTTATAACCCATGAACCCCTGCCAACAATCAAGGGAGATGCTAAATTAAAGATTCAGCTCTTCCAAAATATCATTGGAAACGCAATTAAGTACAGGAGCGAAAAAACTCCTGAAATTCATATTTCAGCTAAAAAGGAAAATGACCACTACCTATTCAGTATAAAAGATAATGGTATAGGCATGTCAAAGCAACACCTGGATAAAATATTCACCATCTTCCAAAGGCTCCACACACATGAGGAATATGAAGGAACAGGAATTGGCCTTGCAATAGCCCAAAAAATAGTTCATCAACAGGGTGGAACCATATGGGCAAAATCAGAACCTGGAAAAGGCAGCACCTTCTACTTCACAATACCAATCAAACCAACTAATTAA
- a CDS encoding SRPBCC domain-containing protein → MSRVIHFEIPAEDPKRAINFYEQVFSWEIQKWEHGDYWLVSTGSEEENGINGAIYPKETGSTVRDTINVESYEEFAKKIEANGGKMLTDKMPIPGMGFNGLFRDTEGNVFGIIEVTMVYISRLFNAKIEDVWEAWTEPEHVKEWLAPKNYTAPLVKMDLQVGGSYLNSMKSSEGDEVWSTGVYREIVPKEKIVSTDSFADKDGNVVPASHYGMGEDWPMELTVTVTFNEEDGATRLTIEHQGFPDHHNSAMAETGWQESLDKLEAHLKKK, encoded by the coding sequence ATGTCAAGAGTCATACACTTTGAAATACCTGCAGAAGATCCTAAGAGGGCTATAAATTTTTATGAACAAGTTTTCAGCTGGGAAATTCAAAAATGGGAACATGGAGATTATTGGCTTGTTTCCACAGGATCTGAAGAAGAAAATGGGATAAACGGGGCAATCTATCCCAAAGAAACAGGGAGCACCGTTAGGGACACCATTAATGTCGAGTCTTACGAGGAATTTGCTAAAAAAATAGAAGCGAACGGTGGGAAGATGTTGACTGATAAAATGCCCATACCAGGCATGGGTTTTAATGGCCTGTTTCGAGATACTGAGGGTAACGTGTTTGGAATTATTGAGGTTACAATGGTCTACATTTCAAGACTCTTCAATGCTAAAATTGAGGATGTTTGGGAAGCATGGACAGAACCTGAACATGTTAAAGAATGGCTGGCACCGAAAAATTACACTGCACCCTTGGTGAAAATGGATCTTCAAGTGGGAGGCTCTTATTTAAATTCAATGAAATCTTCAGAGGGAGATGAAGTTTGGAGCACCGGTGTTTACAGGGAAATTGTACCCAAAGAAAAAATAGTATCAACAGACAGCTTTGCAGACAAAGATGGTAACGTTGTTCCAGCAAGCCACTATGGAATGGGTGAAGACTGGCCAATGGAACTCACTGTAACAGTCACCTTTAATGAGGAAGATGGTGCCACCAGATTAACCATCGAACATCAAGGCTTTCCAGACCATCATAACAGTGCCATGGCAGAAACTGGCTGGCAGGAATCTCTGGACAAGCTCGAGGCCCACTTAAAAAAGAAGTAG